The Kitasatospora albolonga nucleotide sequence GCGAACTTCGAGTCGCCGTTCGCCTTCAGCCGGACGAGCCCGTTGGCGGCGAGCACCTCGGCCGCGTTGCGGTGGGCGACGACCACGAGCGGTGAGTAGAAGGGCCGCAGCGGACCGCCCTCGGCGCCGGACTTCCGGCGGAGCTCATCGGCCGGGGCCTTCGAGCCGGGGAAGGCGAAGTCCTGTCCCTCCAAGGAGAGTTGGTCCATCGCCCAGGAGCCGGATGTCTCCGCCCTGACGGTCAGGCCCCGGGCGGCGAGGGCCTTCACGGTGTCGGGGTCGGCGAAGAACTCCGCCTTCTCCGAGCCGATCACTCCCCGCACGGTCGTCGCTGCCGTGCCGCTGTCGTCGTTGCCGCCCCTGCTGTCGCGGCCCGCCACGACGGCCGCTGTCACGCCGCCGATCAGCAGGACCGCCAGGACGATTCCCATGATGCGTCTCACAACCGCAGCGTGCTCGCGGAAGCCCACATTCCAGCCGGAGTTGGGTGGACGGCAGATGAAGGGGCCATCCCATTACGCAACGGAGGGGGGAGCCGACCCGGGCGCGTACGCGGAAAGCGCGTGCACAGAAAGGTGCGTACGCAGGAAGGTGCGCGTGCTGGAGGGTGCGTGTGCGGGAGGGCTCGTGTGCAGGAGGGTGCGCAGGCGGAATGGCGCGTACACGGAAGGCGCGTACGCCGAAAGGCTCGCACGCCCTAAAGGTCGTGGCGCCCGGTCCGCGCGCCGAGGCGGCACGCGGACCGGGGCCGTCAGTGGGCGCCGACCAGTTGCCCGGAGGCGTCGGCGGTCGAGGCGAGGGCCTCGGTGTGGGCGTCCATCCGCTGCGCGGAGAGGATGGCGGCGGTCGTGTCGGCGCGGGACGCGGCCACCAGCAGCGCGCGGCCCGCCAGTGCGTGGGCGCGGCGGTGCAGGTCCGCCGGGGCGGCGTCGGTCAGGGCGGCGTGCCGGGCGGGCGGGGCGCCGCGCAGCCGCGCCACCTGCTCGGCGATGCGGTCGCCCGCCGGGCGGAGGCCGAGTTCGTCGGTGACCGCGAGGAGGGCGGCGAGGTGCCCGGCCAGCTGGATGTCCAGCTCCTCCTCACGGCTGCGGTGCGGAAAGTCCGCGTCGTCGGCCGGGGTGTGGACCGATGTGGTGCGGATCGGCTCGTACATGGATGGCCTCCCGGTGATGCTGGGTACCCATCCTACATTGGATCGAGTCTAAATTTACGCCTGGTCCGGGAGTGTGGTCGCCCCACGGCGGTGCGTAACCGGTCCGTACCCCGTTATCTCCTTCCCTACGGCTGGCTGTAGCCGTCCAGGAACGAGCCGATCCGGGTCATGGCGTCCGTCAGCTCCTCGGTCGCCGGGAGCGTCACGATCCGGAAGTGGTCGGGCTCCGGCCAGTTGAACCCCGTACCCTGCACGACCATGATCTTCTCGGCCCGCAGCAGGTCCAGGACCATCTGCCGGTCGTCCTTGATCTTGTAGACCTTGGGGTCGAGCCGGGGGAAGAGATACAGCGCCCCCTTCGGCTTCACGCAGGTCACCCCGGGGATCGAGGTCAGCAGGTCGTACGCCACGTCCCGCTGCTCCAGAATCCGGCCCCCCGGCAGCACCAGGTCCTCGATCGACTGCCGCCCGCCGAGCGCGGTGGCCACCGCGTGCTGGGAGGGCATGTTGGCGCAGAGCCGCATGTTGGCGAGGATCGTCAGCCCCTCGATGTACGAGGTGGCGTGCGCCTTCGGGCCGCAGACCGCCAGCCAGCCGGAGCGGTATCCGGCCACCCGGTAGTTCTTCGAGAGCCCGTTGAACGTCAGCACCATCAGGTCCGGGGCGAGCGCCGCCGTCGGGGTGTGGGTGGCACCGTCGTACAGGATGCGGTCGTAGATCTCGTCGGAGCAGACGATCAGGTTGTGGCGCCGGGCGATCTCGGTGAGACCGCGCAGCATCTCGTCGTCGTACACCGCGCCGGTCGGATTGTTCGGGTTGATGATCACCAGGGCCTTGGTGCGGTCGGTGATCTTCCGCTCGATGTCCGCGAGGTCCGGCATCCAGTCGGCCTGCTCGTCGCACCGGTAGTGCACGGCCGTGCCGCCCGCCAGCGAGACCGAGGCCGTCCACAGGGGGTAGTCCGGAGCCGGTACGAGCACCTCGTCGCCGTCGTCGAGCAGCGCCTGCATCGACATCTGGATCAGCTCGGAGACCCCGTTGCCCAGGTAGATGTCCTCGACGTCGAGGTCGATGCCCTTGGTCTGGTAGTGCTGCACCACCGCGCGCCGCGCCGACAGCAGGCCCTTCGCGTCCCCGTAGCCGTGCGCGCCCGCGAGGTTGCGGAGGATGTCCTCGAGGATCTCCGGCGGGCACTCGAACCCGAACGCGGCCGGGTTGCCCGTGTTGAGCTTGAGGATGCGCTGACCGGCCGCTTCGAGCCGCATCGCCTCCTCGAGCACGGGGCCCCGGATCTCGTAACAGACATTGGCGAGCTTGGTGGACTGGATGACCTGCATGTCCGCGAGCTTACGGCCGCATTTCGCGGGGTGCGCGGAGATTGCGCCGTCCTCGCGATCCGCCTGCCCGCCGGGCACCGTACTCCGGCTTCCATCGGCATGGCGGCCCCGGCCCCGGACCGTGGGAACGGCCGGTCGGGGCGGCGTCGCGGCTTGGAATGGGGCGTGGGCGGCCCGGCCGGGTGAGATGCGCCACGCGGGGGCGACCGGGGTGCTGCCCGGGGACGGCCGGGGAGCTGCTTACGGGAAAGGCGCCGGAGCCTCCAGGGCCCCGGCGCCCACGGCCACCCGGCCGGGGTCACTCCGGCAGGCGGGTCCCCTCGGGAAGGCGGATGCCGAAGTCGTCCCGCAGCACCTGGAGGGCCTCCTCGGGACCCGACAGCAGCCGCTCTTTGATCGTGCCGTCGTCGGCCGTCTCCACCAGGTCCAGCCCGGAGAGCGCGAGATGGGCGCCGGGCAGGGTGCGCTGCGCGTACACCGCCTGCCGGAACGGCGAGCGCGGGTTGGTCGCCACGTGCCAGTTGATCACCTCGTAGTCCGGTGCCGCGTACGGCTCAAGCGTGAAGGCGTACTGCGGCTCCCAGGCCCCGCCCTTCTCCGTCCGCAGCTCCCACAGCTCCAGCGGCCCGTCGTGCGGGGCGTGGACCAGGCGGTGGTGGCGCGGGGTGTCGGACACCTCGGCGCCCTCCCGCAGCTCGATCGGCTCCAGCAGCGCGCCGACGGAGCCGAAGCCGACGTCCGCCAGGTACGGGTGCGGCTCGCCGGGCACGTCCACCTTCAGGAGCATGTGCGTACGCGGCCGGACATCGCCCGGCGCCGCGCCCAGCACCACCCGGGCGGCCAGCGGCGTCACGGTGAAGCCGATCTGCTTGAGGGCGGTCCAGAAGAGGGTGTTGTGCTCGTAGCAGTAGCCGCCCCGCCCGCCGTGGACGAGCTTGGCCTCCAGGTCGGCGAGGCCCAGGGACGGGGCCGAGCCGAGCACCGGCTCCAGGTTCTCGAACGGGATGCCCAGGGAGTGGGCGCGGTGCAGGGACCGCAGCACCTCCAGCGTGGGGCGGGGCTCGCCGGTCCAGCCGATCCGGGCGAAGTAGGCGTCGAGGTCGAGTGTCGTCATACCCCGACCGTACGCAGCCGGGGCGGGTGCGCGCCTCAGGCCGCGGGGCGATGTGCCCTCCGCTGAACGGACCGGGACTTCGGACGGACGCGGCGGAACTCCGGACACGGACGGACGCGGCGGGACTCCGGGCCGACGGGGCGCCGTGGGCGCCGTGGCGACGGCATTTCGTCCCTGGCTCAGTTCTTCCTCAACTGATGTGCGAGCCCGATGATCCGGGGAACGGTGCCCCCATGAGTCTGTTCCGGAAGCCGCAGCCCATCACCGTCATCGCCCTTCGTGACGCACCCGATCTCGTCACGTCCCTCCGGCGCGCGCTGGAGACCGCCACCGATGCCGAGCGTCCCGGTCTCGAACGTGCCCTCGCCCTGACCGAGGACGTGGCCGAGCGCCCGGACGCGGAGCTGCGGGGCCGGTGGGTGCGTCGGCACCTCGATGCCGCGGGGTACGAAGGGCCGGCGGACTCGGTGAACGCCATCAGGGTGCTGCGCCAGGCCGAACCGGGGCTGACGCTGCTCCAGGCGTTGACGTACGCGAGGGAGACGGCGGCGGCCGAGAACACCCCCTTGTGATGGCCTGACATCTGGGGAACCATGCGCATGTCAAAAGCCGGAAGATCTCCGGTCCTTGGCATCACTGGAGGGGACCCCCCACATGAACAAGCCTCTCGCCGGTGCGTTTCTTGCTGCCCTGCTCCTGGGGGCGGGCGTCTCGCCCGCCGCCGCGGCCGAATCCGTACAGGTGCAGGTACGGGAACAGCGGCAGGTGCAGGAAACCGCCACCCAGGACGCTCCCGCCGCGAAGGCCGTGACCTTCGCCGGGACCGTCGCGCTCAGCAACTGTTCGGGCTCCGTGGTCCGTTCGCCCGACTCCGCACCCACCGACCCCGCGCTCGTACTCTCCAACGGGCACTGTCTGGAGACCGGTTTCCCGGG carries:
- a CDS encoding aminotransferase (broad specificity; family IV; in Corynebacterium glutamicum this protein can use glutamate, 2-aminobutyrate, and aspartate as amino donors and pyruvate as the acceptor) encodes the protein MQVIQSTKLANVCYEIRGPVLEEAMRLEAAGQRILKLNTGNPAAFGFECPPEILEDILRNLAGAHGYGDAKGLLSARRAVVQHYQTKGIDLDVEDIYLGNGVSELIQMSMQALLDDGDEVLVPAPDYPLWTASVSLAGGTAVHYRCDEQADWMPDLADIERKITDRTKALVIINPNNPTGAVYDDEMLRGLTEIARRHNLIVCSDEIYDRILYDGATHTPTAALAPDLMVLTFNGLSKNYRVAGYRSGWLAVCGPKAHATSYIEGLTILANMRLCANMPSQHAVATALGGRQSIEDLVLPGGRILEQRDVAYDLLTSIPGVTCVKPKGALYLFPRLDPKVYKIKDDRQMVLDLLRAEKIMVVQGTGFNWPEPDHFRIVTLPATEELTDAMTRIGSFLDGYSQP
- a CDS encoding arylamine N-acetyltransferase, which codes for MTTLDLDAYFARIGWTGEPRPTLEVLRSLHRAHSLGIPFENLEPVLGSAPSLGLADLEAKLVHGGRGGYCYEHNTLFWTALKQIGFTVTPLAARVVLGAAPGDVRPRTHMLLKVDVPGEPHPYLADVGFGSVGALLEPIELREGAEVSDTPRHHRLVHAPHDGPLELWELRTEKGGAWEPQYAFTLEPYAAPDYEVINWHVATNPRSPFRQAVYAQRTLPGAHLALSGLDLVETADDGTIKERLLSGPEEALQVLRDDFGIRLPEGTRLPE